A window of Chloracidobacterium sp. N contains these coding sequences:
- a CDS encoding M48 family metallopeptidase codes for MAMLLVGLVLVSAMGGPVWAADRNRSAGPNPYDKFRRLDDRARARGAMSVRDELAFAEMAHQEIAKQYRFVTDPVIVNYVNQVGRRVAEVSGRPDLPYQFYVVENDQINAFTPGGGRIYIHTGLIKQATTEGQLAAVLAHEVGHNVGYHLSATLRRTQTTGLIIGIAGILLGNGAIGQLGQLAVTLVAGGKLFQRSRDQEREADFLGLYDMHHAGYNTEEMNNMFRLLGSLMQRSPGTFDKIFASHPPPAERLQNTQREIAQYLAGSDQRGVRTTQAFIDVQRRLGVTGRAVPPTPDDEVWPASRDTGADTTASEPPPPRSREVTYEDAEAIFSRADLQGANPLRAVRGDMLGSDAVGNDTVIAYEQGGRVGALVDVSGRVYPLFIEDRGQRTNVLPLAPREVAAVGIIPVSSQQRAQVVVVSQRRLRYVWEWTGRGFRYLGSQ; via the coding sequence ATGGCCATGCTTCTGGTCGGTCTGGTGCTGGTAAGCGCCATGGGCGGGCCAGTGTGGGCCGCCGACCGCAACCGTTCTGCCGGACCCAACCCGTACGACAAGTTCCGGCGGCTCGACGACCGGGCGCGCGCCCGTGGGGCCATGTCTGTCCGGGATGAGCTGGCGTTTGCGGAAATGGCCCATCAGGAAATCGCGAAACAGTACCGTTTTGTGACCGACCCGGTCATCGTCAACTATGTCAACCAGGTCGGACGACGGGTGGCGGAAGTGTCCGGGCGACCAGACCTGCCCTACCAGTTCTATGTCGTGGAAAACGACCAGATTAACGCTTTCACACCCGGCGGCGGGCGCATTTACATCCACACGGGACTCATCAAACAGGCGACGACTGAAGGGCAACTGGCCGCCGTTCTGGCGCATGAAGTCGGCCACAATGTTGGCTATCACCTGAGCGCCACACTCCGCCGGACGCAAACGACGGGTCTCATCATCGGGATTGCCGGGATTCTGTTGGGCAACGGCGCCATCGGTCAGCTTGGGCAGTTGGCCGTGACCCTCGTCGCCGGCGGCAAACTGTTTCAGCGGTCGCGCGATCAGGAGCGCGAAGCCGATTTTCTTGGGCTGTACGACATGCACCACGCCGGCTACAACACCGAGGAAATGAACAACATGTTCCGGCTGCTTGGCTCGCTGATGCAGCGTAGTCCCGGCACGTTCGACAAAATCTTTGCTTCCCACCCGCCGCCGGCGGAACGTCTCCAGAATACCCAGCGCGAAATCGCGCAGTATCTGGCGGGATCGGATCAGCGCGGGGTACGGACAACCCAGGCTTTCATTGATGTCCAGCGCCGCCTGGGAGTGACGGGACGGGCAGTGCCACCAACCCCGGATGACGAGGTGTGGCCGGCGTCACGGGATACGGGGGCGGACACAACGGCATCTGAGCCGCCGCCACCCCGCAGCCGGGAAGTCACCTACGAAGACGCGGAAGCAATTTTCAGCCGCGCCGATCTTCAGGGCGCCAATCCGCTGCGCGCCGTCCGCGGAGACATGCTCGGCAGTGATGCGGTTGGCAACGATACCGTAATTGCCTATGAGCAGGGGGGGCGCGTCGGCGCACTGGTGGACGTGAGCGGACGGGTCTATCCGCTGTTCATCGAAGACCGTGGGCAACGGACCAACGTGCTGCCGCTTGCGCCAAGAGAGGTCGCGGCCGTCGGCATCATCCCGGTCAGCAGCCAGCAGCGGGCGCAGGTTGTCGTAGTCAGCCAGCGGCGACTTCGCTATGTTTGGGAGTGGACCGGCCGCGGCTTCCGCTATCTTGGCAGTCAGTGA
- a CDS encoding phosphatidylserine decarboxylase, whose translation MAKEAYPYLLWCGLAAALLAPAALWWPPAWGLVAVVGLVAAFVAYFFRDPERQIPPGSDIVVSPADGRITRLAPVTPGDPASPWLVSIFLSPLDVHINRAPIAGIIRDVLHRPGQFKSALREDAALINEQFIVVLEGTHITVTLKQIAGLIARRCVLWKGVGDQVACGERIGLIKFSSRTDLIVPAEVELQVRQGQRVKGGATIIGRIRPLD comes from the coding sequence ATGGCCAAGGAAGCCTATCCCTACCTGCTCTGGTGCGGTCTGGCCGCGGCGCTGCTTGCCCCGGCGGCGCTCTGGTGGCCTCCGGCGTGGGGACTCGTAGCCGTGGTTGGCCTTGTGGCCGCCTTCGTGGCCTACTTTTTTCGTGACCCGGAGCGCCAGATTCCGCCAGGCAGCGATATTGTCGTCTCGCCGGCCGACGGGCGCATCACCCGCCTGGCTCCGGTGACGCCCGGCGACCCGGCTTCACCGTGGCTGGTGAGCATTTTTCTCTCGCCGCTGGACGTGCACATCAACCGGGCGCCCATCGCTGGCATCATCCGGGATGTCCTGCACCGGCCCGGACAGTTCAAAAGCGCCCTGCGGGAAGATGCGGCGCTCATCAACGAGCAGTTCATCGTCGTGCTGGAAGGAACGCACATCACCGTCACCCTCAAACAAATCGCCGGACTCATTGCCCGCCGGTGCGTTCTGTGGAAAGGCGTCGGCGATCAGGTCGCCTGTGGCGAGCGGATTGGTCTCATCAAGTTCAGTTCACGGACTGATCTCATCGTCCCGGCCGAAGTCGAACTCCAGGTGCGCCAGGGGCAGCGGGTCAAGGGCGGCGCTACCATCATCGGACGGATTCGCCCACTGGACTAG
- the lipA gene encoding lipoyl synthase — translation MADRTFTRRDLRPERKPAWLKIRLDARDRFQEVAHMVDDLSLNTVCQEARCPNIWECFSNRTATFMLMGDICTRHCGFCAVTKGAPRLLDPAEPRHVAEAVRKLGLRHAVITSVNRDDLPDGGAHHFAATIREVRRHNPGCRVEVLIPDFCGNWEALDVVMEARPDVLNHNTETVKALYRRVRPDAIYARSMELLRRAAAWRSADYPVLTKSGVMLGLGETRDELLETMHDLRENDCDILTLGQYLRPSLRHLPVEKFYHPDEFAELRQIGLAMGFRHVEAGPLVRSSYHAHEQVAEVDAPVPAAPPTLVPLMRRRSTASAPDLPGNTLPGALPRERTT, via the coding sequence ATGGCTGACCGTACTTTTACCCGCCGTGATCTCCGCCCGGAACGCAAACCGGCGTGGCTGAAAATCCGCCTGGATGCCCGTGACAGGTTTCAGGAAGTCGCCCACATGGTGGACGATCTTTCCCTCAACACCGTGTGTCAGGAAGCGCGCTGCCCGAACATCTGGGAGTGTTTCTCCAACCGGACGGCGACCTTCATGCTCATGGGCGACATCTGCACGCGGCACTGTGGCTTCTGCGCCGTGACAAAGGGTGCGCCCCGGCTGCTCGATCCCGCTGAGCCGCGCCACGTCGCCGAAGCCGTCCGCAAGCTGGGCCTGCGCCACGCGGTCATCACTTCGGTGAACCGTGATGACCTGCCCGATGGCGGCGCGCACCATTTTGCGGCGACGATCCGGGAAGTCCGGCGTCACAACCCCGGCTGCCGTGTGGAAGTGCTCATCCCGGACTTCTGCGGCAACTGGGAAGCCCTCGATGTGGTGATGGAAGCGCGTCCCGATGTGCTCAACCACAACACGGAAACGGTCAAGGCGTTGTACCGGCGGGTGCGTCCCGATGCCATTTATGCCCGCTCGATGGAGTTGCTGCGCCGGGCGGCCGCCTGGCGTTCAGCGGACTATCCCGTGTTGACGAAGTCCGGCGTCATGCTGGGTCTGGGCGAGACACGGGATGAACTGCTGGAAACGATGCACGATCTGCGTGAGAACGACTGCGACATTCTGACGTTGGGGCAGTATTTGCGGCCAAGTCTCCGTCACCTGCCGGTCGAGAAGTTTTACCACCCGGATGAATTTGCCGAACTCAGGCAGATTGGGCTGGCGATGGGGTTCCGGCATGTCGAAGCCGGCCCGCTGGTGCGCAGTTCTTACCACGCGCACGAACAGGTTGCGGAAGTGGATGCCCCTGTGCCGGCAGCCCCGCCGACACTTGTGCCGTTGATGCGCCGCCGGTCAACGGCATCAGCACCGGACCTGCCGGGAAACACCCTTCCCGGTGCCCTTCCTCGTGAAAGAACGACCTAG
- the eno gene encoding phosphopyruvate hydratase: MGLTIERIHAREILDSRGNPTVEADVVLSNGLVGTAAVPSGASTGENEALELRDGDKRRYLGKGVQKAVTNVNTTIAKRLVGRDPLDQQGLDRDLLALDGTPNKRKLGANAMLAVSLATARAAAQAVGLPLYRYLGGTHARTLPVPLMNILNGGAHADNNVDFQEFMIAPCGAATFAEALRWGAEIFHTLKGVLRKRNYNTAVGDEGGFAPNLRSNEEAIELVLEAITQAGYKPGVQVAVALDPAASEFFEGGHYIFKKSDKSKHTPEAMVEYWADWVRKYPIISIEDGLAENDWTGWALLTKALGDRVQLVGDDLFVTNVTYLRKGIEQHVGNSILIKVNQIGTLTETMDTVELARNHGYTAIISHRSGETEDAFIADLAVALNTGQIKTGSASRSDRLAKYNRLLRIEEQLGASASYPGLQAFYNVKVEPAKATTSRATRNER; encoded by the coding sequence ATGGGACTCACCATCGAACGCATCCACGCCCGCGAAATCCTTGACTCACGCGGCAATCCGACCGTCGAAGCCGATGTCGTGCTTTCCAACGGACTCGTGGGAACGGCCGCCGTTCCCTCCGGGGCTTCAACCGGCGAGAACGAAGCCCTTGAACTCCGCGACGGCGATAAGCGCCGCTACCTCGGCAAGGGCGTCCAAAAGGCCGTGACCAACGTCAATACCACGATTGCCAAACGTCTCGTGGGCCGCGACCCCCTCGACCAGCAGGGACTCGACCGGGACCTGCTCGCGCTCGACGGCACCCCCAACAAACGCAAGCTCGGCGCCAATGCCATGCTGGCTGTGTCGCTGGCCACGGCCCGCGCTGCCGCCCAGGCCGTCGGATTGCCACTGTACCGCTACCTTGGCGGCACCCACGCCCGGACGCTCCCCGTCCCGCTGATGAACATCCTCAACGGCGGCGCGCACGCCGACAACAACGTGGACTTCCAAGAGTTCATGATTGCCCCCTGCGGCGCGGCAACCTTCGCCGAAGCCCTCCGCTGGGGCGCCGAGATTTTCCACACCCTCAAGGGCGTGCTCCGCAAACGCAACTACAACACCGCCGTCGGCGACGAAGGCGGCTTTGCGCCCAACCTCCGTTCCAACGAGGAAGCCATTGAACTCGTACTCGAAGCCATCACCCAGGCCGGCTACAAACCCGGCGTACAGGTGGCCGTGGCGCTCGACCCGGCGGCCAGCGAATTTTTCGAGGGCGGCCACTACATCTTCAAAAAATCCGACAAGTCCAAGCACACCCCCGAAGCCATGGTGGAATACTGGGCTGACTGGGTACGGAAATATCCCATCATCTCCATCGAAGACGGGCTGGCCGAAAACGACTGGACCGGCTGGGCCTTGCTGACAAAAGCCCTGGGCGACCGGGTACAACTGGTAGGTGATGACCTTTTCGTGACGAACGTGACGTATCTGCGCAAAGGCATTGAGCAGCACGTTGGCAACTCGATTCTCATCAAGGTCAACCAGATTGGCACGCTGACCGAAACCATGGATACCGTCGAACTGGCGCGAAACCATGGCTACACGGCCATCATTTCGCACCGGTCGGGAGAAACCGAAGACGCCTTCATTGCCGACCTCGCCGTGGCGCTCAACACAGGACAGATCAAAACCGGCTCGGCCAGCCGGAGCGACCGCCTGGCGAAGTACAACCGTCTGCTGCGGATCGAGGAACAGCTTGGGGCCAGCGCCAGTTATCCCGGACTCCAGGCGTTCTACAACGTGAAGGTCGAGCCGGCCAAAGCCACGACTTCCCGCGCCACCCGCAACGAACGTTGA
- the bchD gene encoding magnesium chelatase ATPase subunit D, with protein MMSYAQTSPSLQLVTLPFVAVVGHAPVKRALLLLAIEPRLRGVAFAAPAGSAKSVLARGFAQIVPDVDGRRPPFVILPGNISEDRLFGGLDLEATLAGGRRRFAPGILAQAHGGYVFADNLNLLPTQVENALLTCLDEGCLRVEREGVSLTSPADFGLIAAFNPGDGPVRWHILDRLGLIVAASRQSDLETRQKVIETVAAFERDPEALQMLYAEETTLLRNLLTDARQRLPQVTLGDETLHWLCARAAALGTVGQRAEYFATLAARANAALEGRTTVNEDDCRTAEFFVLLPRATQRPESEPEPPPPPPPPPSESSEDEPEPPSPPEELEDLALVFDAEEAALDADFDFFAKKARLGRYGKRSERDNFQSGRHVRSVPGEPSRGRVAIEATLRQAAPHQPARRQKLLAKGQTPDRILLKKDDVRLKKLRQRTGALIVFIVDASGSMAANRMGQAKGAVVELLRQSYVNRDKVALIGCYGDESRVLLAPTQSVEAAKRQLETLPTGGATPLNDALRRAQALIEEVRRTGAYTEALVIVIGDGRGNIPARTPEPDGNLSRTDAIRRELEDMARVYAAGTIRLVVFDTQNRFVSRGEAKQLAELFGGRYIYLPRLSAAGITDAVKQELRRSS; from the coding sequence ATGATGTCTTACGCCCAAACCAGCCCTTCCCTTCAGCTCGTCACGCTGCCCTTTGTTGCCGTTGTGGGCCATGCTCCGGTCAAACGCGCGCTGCTGCTACTGGCCATTGAACCCCGGCTGCGCGGCGTCGCCTTTGCCGCTCCGGCCGGCAGTGCCAAGTCGGTTCTGGCGCGCGGTTTTGCGCAGATTGTCCCCGACGTGGACGGCCGGCGCCCGCCGTTCGTCATCCTGCCCGGCAACATCAGTGAAGACCGCCTTTTTGGCGGCCTCGACCTCGAAGCCACACTCGCTGGTGGCCGGCGACGCTTCGCGCCGGGCATTCTGGCGCAAGCCCACGGCGGCTACGTCTTTGCCGACAACCTCAATCTGCTGCCGACCCAGGTGGAAAACGCCCTGCTGACCTGCCTCGACGAAGGCTGCCTGCGCGTCGAACGGGAAGGGGTCTCACTGACCTCGCCCGCAGACTTCGGGCTGATTGCGGCCTTCAATCCGGGTGACGGCCCCGTACGCTGGCACATCCTCGACCGGCTGGGCCTCATCGTGGCCGCCTCGCGCCAGTCTGACCTCGAAACCCGGCAGAAAGTCATCGAAACCGTGGCGGCTTTCGAGCGCGACCCGGAAGCCCTGCAGATGCTCTACGCCGAAGAAACCACGCTGCTTCGGAATCTCCTGACTGATGCACGGCAGCGGTTGCCGCAGGTCACGCTGGGCGATGAAACCCTGCACTGGCTCTGCGCGCGTGCGGCGGCGCTGGGCACCGTCGGGCAGCGGGCAGAATACTTTGCCACGCTGGCGGCCCGGGCCAATGCCGCGCTCGAAGGACGGACCACGGTCAATGAAGACGACTGCCGGACGGCCGAGTTTTTCGTCCTGCTGCCACGCGCCACACAGCGTCCCGAAAGCGAACCCGAACCACCACCACCACCTCCTCCTCCGCCCTCGGAAAGCTCGGAAGACGAGCCGGAACCGCCCTCACCGCCGGAAGAACTCGAAGACCTGGCGCTGGTTTTCGACGCCGAAGAAGCGGCCCTCGACGCCGACTTCGACTTTTTTGCCAAAAAGGCGCGGCTGGGGCGCTACGGGAAACGCTCCGAGCGCGACAACTTTCAATCCGGGCGGCACGTCCGCTCCGTGCCGGGCGAACCCTCGCGGGGGCGCGTCGCCATCGAAGCCACGCTGCGCCAGGCCGCACCGCACCAGCCGGCCCGCCGCCAGAAGCTGCTCGCCAAGGGGCAGACGCCCGACCGGATACTGCTCAAAAAAGACGATGTCCGGCTCAAGAAACTCCGCCAGCGCACCGGCGCACTCATCGTCTTCATCGTGGATGCTTCCGGGAGCATGGCCGCCAACCGCATGGGACAGGCCAAAGGGGCTGTCGTCGAACTGCTGCGCCAGTCCTATGTCAACCGGGACAAAGTTGCCCTCATTGGCTGCTATGGCGATGAAAGCCGGGTGCTGCTCGCTCCGACGCAAAGCGTCGAAGCGGCCAAGCGCCAGCTCGAAACCCTGCCGACCGGCGGAGCCACGCCGCTCAACGATGCACTCCGGCGGGCACAGGCGCTCATCGAGGAAGTCCGGCGCACTGGGGCCTACACCGAGGCGCTTGTCATTGTCATTGGCGACGGACGCGGCAACATCCCGGCCCGGACGCCCGAACCCGACGGGAACCTTTCCCGCACCGACGCCATCCGGCGTGAACTGGAAGACATGGCGCGGGTGTACGCCGCCGGCACCATCCGCCTCGTGGTCTTCGACACCCAGAACCGCTTTGTCTCACGTGGTGAAGCCAAGCAACTCGCAGAGCTGTTTGGCGGGCGATACATCTACCTGCCGCGCCTGTCGGCGGCCGGCATCACCGATGCGGTCAAGCAGGAACTGCGCCGGTCGTCCTGA
- a CDS encoding long-chain fatty acid--CoA ligase has protein sequence MLQGLMMDYPLTMTHFLERARRYHHDVEIVTKRPDGSLHRYTYGEAYRRVCRLAHALAKLGVEQGDRIGSLAWNHYQHLELYFAVPCYGAVMHTLNLRLAPDQLTYVINHAADRIIFVDASLVPLLEAIQPHLTGVQHFVIINAPPDFATKLPNVRHYEELLEGEPETYEFPRLDERAAAGLCYTSGTTGKPKGVLYSHRSQFIHTIAAGAGDALSLSGTDTVIAVVPMFHANAWALPYLSASLGFKFVLPGPHLKPETLAQLIQDEKVTVAAGVPTLWIGMYQAIKAHGFDVSSLRALIVGGAAFPKTWIEAYEKELGIPVVHAWGMTEMSPMGTSTGTLSHRTDLSIDEKIAIKTHQGYAPPGVEMRIVGDDGREMPWDGQSVGEIQVRGPWIVGAYYNDDSAAAQFTPDGWFRTGDVATIDPKGLLTITDRTKDLIKSGGEWISSVALESVIMAHPKVLEAAVIAIPNEKWSERPLALVVPRNPDDRPTPEELHELVAAQCARFWVPDEFRFVESIPKTSVGKFDKKVLRQMYAEGKL, from the coding sequence ATGTTACAGGGTTTGATGATGGACTATCCCCTGACCATGACACATTTTCTCGAACGTGCCCGGCGCTATCACCACGATGTCGAAATCGTCACCAAACGCCCCGACGGCTCACTGCACCGCTACACGTATGGCGAAGCGTACCGGCGGGTTTGTCGTCTGGCGCATGCGCTGGCCAAACTGGGCGTCGAACAGGGCGACCGGATTGGCTCCCTGGCCTGGAATCACTACCAGCACCTTGAGCTGTACTTTGCCGTTCCCTGCTACGGGGCGGTGATGCACACGCTCAACCTGCGCCTGGCACCCGACCAACTGACCTACGTCATCAATCACGCCGCCGACCGCATCATTTTCGTGGATGCCAGCTTGGTCCCGCTGCTGGAAGCCATTCAACCGCACCTGACGGGGGTCCAGCACTTTGTCATCATCAATGCCCCGCCGGACTTTGCGACGAAACTGCCCAACGTCCGGCACTACGAAGAGCTGCTTGAGGGTGAACCGGAGACGTATGAATTTCCCCGGCTGGACGAACGGGCGGCGGCCGGGCTGTGCTACACCAGCGGAACGACGGGGAAGCCGAAAGGCGTTCTCTACAGCCACCGGTCGCAGTTCATTCACACGATTGCGGCCGGCGCTGGAGACGCCCTCTCGCTCAGCGGGACGGATACAGTGATTGCCGTCGTGCCGATGTTTCACGCCAATGCCTGGGCACTGCCCTATCTGAGTGCTTCGCTCGGCTTCAAGTTTGTTTTGCCGGGGCCGCACCTCAAGCCGGAAACCCTGGCGCAACTCATCCAGGATGAAAAAGTCACGGTGGCGGCCGGCGTTCCCACACTCTGGATTGGGATGTATCAGGCGATCAAGGCACATGGCTTCGATGTCTCCAGTCTGCGGGCGCTCATCGTTGGCGGCGCGGCATTTCCCAAAACCTGGATTGAAGCTTACGAGAAAGAACTGGGCATACCGGTCGTTCACGCCTGGGGTATGACCGAGATGTCGCCGATGGGCACCTCCACTGGCACGCTCAGTCATCGCACAGACCTTTCCATTGACGAGAAAATCGCCATCAAAACCCACCAGGGCTATGCCCCACCCGGCGTCGAAATGCGTATCGTGGGCGATGATGGCCGTGAAATGCCTTGGGATGGCCAGTCGGTGGGCGAAATCCAGGTGCGTGGTCCCTGGATTGTCGGTGCGTACTACAACGACGACTCGGCCGCGGCGCAGTTCACCCCCGACGGCTGGTTTCGTACCGGTGACGTGGCCACCATTGATCCCAAAGGGCTGCTGACCATCACCGACCGGACGAAGGACCTCATCAAAAGCGGCGGTGAATGGATTTCGAGCGTGGCGTTGGAAAGCGTCATCATGGCGCATCCGAAGGTGCTGGAAGCGGCGGTCATTGCCATCCCGAATGAAAAGTGGAGCGAACGGCCGCTGGCATTGGTCGTCCCGCGCAACCCTGATGACCGCCCGACGCCGGAGGAACTCCACGAACTGGTGGCGGCGCAGTGTGCCAGGTTCTGGGTTCCCGATGAGTTTCGCTTTGTTGAGAGCATCCCCAAAACCTCGGTGGGCAAGTTTGACAAGAAGGTGCTCCGTCAGATGTACGCCGAAGGCAAGCTGTGA
- a CDS encoding NAD-dependent deacylase, translated as MTDDQLQQARQYLAAARRVVVFTGAGISAESGVPTFRGKDATWKGMPAAVASSIGLLEQDLTTAWEWFDYRRTLLKTVVPNPAHIAVAQAETRFEDFLVVTQNVDGLHQKAGSQRIIELHGNIWRGRGLRTGKRYPLPETPLPTLPPRGDHDEPLRPDVVLFGEMLPAGAFEEAEIVASRCDVCLVIGTSGVVYPAALIPFAARDAGAAVIEVNPESTDLTPHMTLSLRGRAGDIVPRLFG; from the coding sequence ATGACCGACGACCAGCTCCAGCAAGCCCGTCAGTACCTTGCCGCCGCCAGGCGCGTTGTAGTGTTCACGGGAGCCGGCATTTCGGCCGAATCCGGCGTGCCGACCTTTCGTGGCAAAGATGCGACCTGGAAGGGGATGCCGGCCGCCGTTGCGTCTTCCATCGGACTGCTCGAACAGGACCTCACCACGGCCTGGGAGTGGTTTGACTACCGGCGGACGCTGCTCAAAACCGTCGTTCCCAACCCCGCGCACATCGCCGTTGCCCAGGCGGAAACGCGGTTTGAGGATTTTCTGGTGGTCACGCAAAACGTGGACGGCCTGCACCAGAAGGCCGGCAGCCAGCGCATCATCGAGCTGCACGGCAACATCTGGCGGGGGCGCGGGTTGCGTACGGGCAAACGCTATCCGCTGCCCGAAACGCCGCTGCCGACGCTGCCGCCCCGTGGCGACCACGACGAGCCGCTGCGCCCCGATGTCGTTCTCTTTGGTGAAATGCTTCCGGCCGGCGCGTTTGAGGAAGCTGAAATTGTAGCTTCCCGGTGTGATGTCTGCCTCGTCATCGGCACATCCGGCGTGGTTTATCCGGCGGCACTCATTCCCTTTGCCGCGCGCGATGCCGGCGCAGCCGTTATCGAGGTCAACCCGGAGAGCACCGACCTGACGCCCCACATGACGCTTTCGCTGCGCGGCCGGGCCGGCGACATCGTGCCCCGGCTCTTTGGCTAG
- a CDS encoding phosphatidylcholine/phosphatidylserine synthase, giving the protein MNREAEARHRLTRRRLRKGVYVLPSFITCINIYMGFYAVVESLKGYKYVALNDPEMATRHFDIAALCIGWSVLCDFLDGRIARLMHATSEFGVQLDSLADVLSFGIAPAVLLYTWGFSGIPAFQKLAWGAAFIHLICCALRLARFNVQATKPVPGDAKTAKRFFVGLPTPAAAGLLAAIVHFTPLPVVYQETYYRLFGQELLITPTEWALGLFVLAITLALLMVSTLRFNSFKDLGPYARHPQIVLLSLGLLIFLVYNYSQWTLLILATIYAGQGPAGKLASLFRRRTASVPTPTSAETL; this is encoded by the coding sequence ATGAACCGTGAAGCTGAAGCCAGACATCGTCTCACCCGCCGCCGCCTGCGCAAGGGCGTGTATGTCCTGCCGAGCTTCATCACCTGCATCAACATCTACATGGGCTTTTATGCCGTGGTCGAAAGCCTGAAGGGCTACAAGTACGTGGCGCTCAACGACCCGGAAATGGCCACGCGGCACTTCGACATTGCGGCGCTGTGCATTGGCTGGTCGGTGCTGTGCGACTTTCTCGACGGACGCATTGCGCGCCTGATGCATGCCACGAGTGAGTTTGGCGTCCAGCTCGACAGCCTGGCCGACGTGCTCAGTTTTGGTATTGCTCCGGCGGTTCTGCTCTACACCTGGGGCTTTTCCGGCATTCCGGCGTTTCAGAAGCTGGCGTGGGGGGCGGCCTTCATTCACCTCATCTGCTGTGCGCTGCGTCTGGCACGCTTCAACGTCCAGGCGACCAAACCCGTCCCCGGCGACGCCAAAACCGCCAAACGCTTCTTTGTCGGCCTTCCAACCCCGGCTGCGGCCGGGCTGCTCGCCGCCATTGTGCACTTCACGCCGCTGCCGGTTGTGTATCAGGAAACCTACTACCGCCTCTTCGGGCAGGAATTGCTCATCACCCCGACGGAATGGGCCTTGGGGCTGTTCGTGCTGGCCATCACGCTGGCGCTGCTTATGGTCAGCACGTTGCGGTTCAACAGCTTCAAGGACCTGGGGCCGTACGCCCGGCATCCGCAGATCGTGCTGCTTTCCCTGGGACTGCTCATTTTCCTTGTCTATAACTACTCGCAATGGACGCTGCTCATCCTGGCCACCATCTACGCCGGGCAGGGGCCGGCCGGGAAACTGGCCAGCCTTTTCCGCCGCAGGACGGCTTCCGTTCCGACGCCCACTTCGGCCGAAACCCTCTAA
- a CDS encoding Fur family transcriptional regulator — protein sequence MPEHLEQQETTPLPQSQPATDAFHEEFELFHRHLVKHRLKRTAQRDLILRTFLETEAHLSVEELYDLVKQRDKTVGFTTVYRTLRLLVEAKLAREVNFNDGRARYEHEYKHDHHDHLICTECDALIEFFSPEIERLQEEIAKQYGFVIADHSHRVFGMCQAYYTNSDDYPPYCRKRPGAAQEGKMR from the coding sequence ATGCCGGAACATCTTGAGCAGCAGGAGACAACACCACTGCCCCAGAGCCAGCCAGCCACCGATGCTTTTCACGAGGAGTTCGAGCTGTTTCACCGTCACTTGGTCAAGCATCGGCTCAAGCGGACGGCCCAGCGTGACCTCATCCTGCGGACGTTTCTGGAAACCGAGGCGCACCTGAGCGTCGAGGAACTCTATGACCTCGTCAAACAGCGTGACAAAACCGTTGGCTTCACGACGGTTTATCGAACCCTGCGCCTGCTCGTCGAAGCCAAACTGGCCCGGGAAGTCAACTTCAACGATGGGCGCGCGCGCTATGAACACGAATACAAGCACGATCACCACGACCACCTGATCTGTACGGAGTGTGACGCGCTCATCGAATTTTTCAGCCCGGAGATCGAACGCCTGCAAGAGGAAATTGCCAAACAGTACGGCTTTGTCATTGCCGACCACAGCCATCGGGTGTTTGGGATGTGTCAGGCGTATTACACCAACAGCGACGACTACCCCCCCTATTGTCGCAAGCGTCCGGGAGCAGCTCAGGAAGGGAAGATGCGCTAG